The Medicago truncatula cultivar Jemalong A17 chromosome 4, MtrunA17r5.0-ANR, whole genome shotgun sequence genome includes a region encoding these proteins:
- the LOC25493961 gene encoding methyl-CpG-binding domain-containing protein 11, translating into MASSVEKEGSGAVGAAAGAPEEPVSFELPAPSGWTKKFFPKKSGTPKKNEIVFTSPTGEEIRTKRHLEKYLKTNGGPNISEFDWGTGETPRRSSRIVEKVKAAPPAEPKSDPPKKRSRKSSASKKAASEDEAEETNDVEMQEAGETKDDKDVELEKEVVNENEDKKGAEDADVKESIQPGETTDEGKSNTADGDLQASKENIDDKGAEGSGVVQNKDEEKTGQPAEETKQEEKIGQPAEETKQEEKIEQPVEETKQEEKIEQPVEETKQDGGSGEAEKSEAAPTAEKTAEVEGENKEDDNRITREAGGETKEKDATRVHDEANYKVHDMNKAESEVTVNGS; encoded by the exons ATGGCGAGTTCAGTTGAGAAGGAAGGTTCTGGTGCTGTCGGTGCAGCTGCAGGTGCACCAGAAGAGCCTGTTTCGTTTGAGCTACCTGCTCCATCTGGTTGGACCAAAAAG TTCTTTCCAAAAAAGTCAGGAACACCCAAGAAAAATGAGATTGTGTTCACTTCACCAACAGGAGAGGAGATCCGTACCAAAAGGCATCTGGAGAAGTATTTGAAAACTAACGGTGGCCCAAACATATCAGAATTTGATTGGGGCACTGGGGAGACTCCAAGAAGATCATCGAGAATTGTTGAGAAGGTCAAGGCAGCTCCTCCAGCAGAGCCAAAAAGTGACCCACCTAAGAAACgtagcagaaagtcatcagctTCAAAGAAAGCAGCTTCTGAGGACGAAGCAGAGGAGACAAATGATGTGGAAATGCAAGAAGCTGGTGAAACTAAGGATGACAAGGATGTAGAGCTGGAAAAGGAAGTTGTTAACGAAAATGAAGATAAGAAGGGAGCAGAGGATGCTGATGTTAAAGAGTCCATTCAACCTGGAGAAACTACGGATGAGGGGAAATCCAACACTGCTGATGGAGATTTGCAAGCATCAAAAGAGAATATTGATGACAAAGGAGCTGAGGGGTCTGGAGTTGTTCAGAATAAGGATGAAGAAAAGACTGGACAGCCAGCAGAGGAGACAAAGCAAGAAGAAAAGATTGGACAGCCAGCGGAGGAGACAAAGCAGGAAGAAAAGATTGAACAGCCAGTGGAGGAGACGAAACAAGAAGAAAAGATCGAACAGCCAGTGGAGGAGACGAAGCAAGATGGTGGATCTGGGGAAGCAGAGAAATCTGAAGCTGCCCCTACTGCTGAGAAAACGGCTGAAGTGGAAGGCGAAAATAAAGAGGACGATAACAGGATCACCCGCGAGGCTGGAGGAGAAACCAAGGAGAAAGACGCGACAAGAGTGCACGATGAAGCAAACTACAAGGTTCACGATATGAACAAGGCTGAATCAGAGGTGACTGTGAATGGAAGCTGA